A single genomic interval of Spirosoma taeanense harbors:
- a CDS encoding DUF5458 family protein has protein sequence MESEPTVPQTKADARPSSAVSRTTTLPGLGALSAFGGYAFIESFIDNSQNLNPDRKARKKIYLGDETKVNDRAVLREKLKLWIEVLNSSNNQNDMLDTANKKAAEVEQNLQKNLLRALETIRELETSYRALSLFFKNTETDKLSNVSVMNADFDQLTDLDNPRFIDHVANELKQNYDRLDLRQNYSLLVVPGFMGSNAVLEKWAKIAHANKVTLFTDFADLESSDDVIDLFSTANMTGAELFRSSVVMTCNWLVGRSKVAEVGEAEHLYVPPSAALAGKIYYTLMSQVTAGKKHGGMNEAPGVRFPLRKSELSAVERLNLVPMIDEYGRVMAFGSKTLFNGDNIGLQTYSVVRVFDYIVKVLFDFLNRRAFENWNSLIEADLRRQIAGFLDSIKGPNKLIDQFRIMRLERDDKVKDRIYLDIRLTPYFPAKSFVIRLDGRRGDDVENPEWVSDYGQV, from the coding sequence ATGGAAAGCGAACCAACCGTTCCGCAGACAAAGGCCGATGCCCGGCCCTCATCGGCCGTTAGCCGTACGACCACCCTGCCCGGTTTGGGTGCCCTGTCGGCCTTCGGTGGCTATGCATTTATCGAAAGTTTTATCGATAATTCGCAGAACCTCAACCCCGACCGCAAAGCCCGCAAAAAAATCTACCTCGGCGACGAGACGAAAGTCAACGACCGGGCGGTGCTGAGAGAAAAACTCAAGCTCTGGATCGAGGTACTTAACTCGTCAAATAATCAGAATGACATGCTCGACACGGCCAACAAGAAAGCCGCCGAAGTAGAGCAAAACCTGCAGAAAAATTTGTTGAGAGCCCTCGAAACGATTCGCGAGCTCGAAACGAGTTACCGGGCGCTATCGTTGTTCTTTAAAAATACTGAAACTGATAAGCTGTCGAACGTATCAGTAATGAATGCTGATTTCGACCAGCTCACCGACCTCGACAACCCCCGCTTTATCGACCATGTTGCGAATGAACTGAAGCAAAATTACGATCGGCTCGACCTTCGGCAGAACTACTCGCTGCTCGTTGTGCCGGGTTTCATGGGGTCTAATGCAGTACTGGAGAAATGGGCTAAAATTGCCCACGCGAACAAGGTTACGCTCTTCACCGACTTCGCTGACCTGGAAAGCTCTGACGACGTAATCGATTTATTTAGCACAGCCAACATGACAGGAGCTGAACTGTTCCGCTCCAGCGTAGTAATGACCTGCAACTGGCTCGTTGGGCGTAGCAAAGTAGCTGAAGTGGGTGAGGCTGAGCACCTCTACGTGCCACCCTCCGCTGCCCTAGCTGGTAAAATTTATTATACGCTGATGTCACAGGTAACGGCAGGTAAAAAGCACGGTGGCATGAACGAAGCACCGGGCGTACGGTTCCCACTGCGTAAGAGTGAACTGTCGGCTGTCGAGCGGCTTAACCTGGTTCCAATGATTGACGAGTACGGCCGGGTAATGGCCTTCGGAAGCAAAACGCTCTTCAATGGTGATAACATTGGCTTGCAGACGTACTCGGTCGTACGCGTATTCGACTACATCGTGAAGGTATTGTTTGACTTTCTCAACCGCCGGGCGTTCGAAAACTGGAATTCACTCATCGAAGCCGACCTGCGCCGGCAGATTGCCGGTTTCCTCGACAGTATCAAAGGCCCTAACAAGCTGATTGATCAGTTCCGCATCATGCGCCTGGAGCGTGACGACAAGGTGAAAGACCGCATCTATCTCGACATCCGGCTGACGCCATACTTTCCCGCCAAGAGTTTTGTCATCCGGCTCGACGGCCGCCGTGGCGATGACGTAGAAAACCCCGAGTGGGTCTCTGACTACGGTCAGGTTTAA
- a CDS encoding ATP-dependent Clp protease ATP-binding subunit, whose translation MRQLPLHDSVEKALHIARALAREYHNDAVSATHLLRAVLHDDVGGAALLTALHQDVTYIFDWTDVWMEELPRSAHLLTEPDHDESVDRVLTEADFLRIKLGLDYIEIICVLAALTKPGIGFTANQLRSLPLQERDLLDRFLRDLSVPSTNGQAANRQTGQVMPKVPPKYCVDKTAQARIGKLDPVIGRKQEMRTVLEILGRRSKPNVMVVGDPGVGKTALIDGLAQQIVAGLVPTRLKNAVLIELDPGALIAGASYKGEVEDRLKTVIKDVKQYERCILFIDEIHMLLDPKGSAGNGIANLLKPELARGELTVIGATTPEEYRKLIEPDQALSRRFELLTVGEPTEIMAERMMRGLVTAYEHHHQLSIQPDVISTSVRLARRYSKERRLPDSALDLLDRTMAAVRMALETSVSELTQLEADVRALQAQNLIPEDALAEYRWLDTMLQHQVSPVLLGQWEDENDPAELETADAYHDYIMRKLTRILELARQHEAFVSTHDLAAVVAHKTGIPMGKVQVQEKERLLSMESFLQRRVVGQDHALHALSDAVLESRSGLQRAGQPIGSFFLLGPTGTGKTELSKSLADFLFNDERALIRFDMSEFKEEHSAALLYGAPPGYVGYEEGGLLVNKIRKQPYSVVLFDEIEKAHHSVFDVFLQIMDEGRLHDKLGKEGDFTNALLIFTSNIGSEWISDEFQSGRMPTSQQLMSRMTSQFRPEFLARITEIIPFSPIQEKNVIHIFDIQLAHLHKSLQQQGIELIVTDEARRQLALQGYTPQYGARPLAGIIRNQLRRPISRLIISGQLQKGLVLIVGWNEQTSEPTWQINLSK comes from the coding sequence TTCGGCTACGCACCTGCTGCGTGCGGTTCTACACGACGATGTGGGGGGCGCTGCTTTGCTCACCGCTCTTCACCAAGATGTAACTTATATATTTGACTGGACCGACGTGTGGATGGAAGAACTGCCTCGATCGGCACATTTACTAACCGAGCCTGATCACGATGAGTCCGTAGACCGGGTACTGACGGAAGCTGATTTTCTGCGCATCAAACTGGGGCTTGATTATATTGAAATCATCTGTGTATTAGCGGCCCTCACTAAACCGGGCATTGGTTTCACCGCCAACCAACTACGATCGCTGCCCTTACAAGAGCGGGATTTACTTGACCGTTTCCTGCGTGATTTGTCAGTTCCGTCTACCAACGGGCAGGCCGCAAATAGACAGACGGGTCAGGTGATGCCTAAGGTCCCGCCTAAATATTGTGTTGATAAAACGGCACAGGCTCGCATAGGTAAGCTTGATCCAGTCATTGGCCGCAAACAGGAAATGCGGACAGTGCTCGAAATTCTGGGTCGACGCAGCAAGCCCAACGTAATGGTCGTTGGCGATCCCGGCGTGGGTAAAACCGCTCTGATCGACGGGTTGGCTCAACAGATCGTGGCCGGATTGGTGCCCACCCGTTTGAAAAACGCCGTTCTGATCGAACTTGACCCTGGCGCGCTCATTGCTGGTGCATCGTACAAAGGTGAGGTAGAAGATCGTCTTAAGACCGTTATTAAAGACGTTAAGCAGTATGAGCGGTGTATCTTATTCATCGACGAAATCCACATGCTGCTTGATCCGAAAGGATCGGCTGGTAACGGCATCGCCAACCTGCTGAAGCCCGAACTGGCCCGTGGTGAATTAACTGTAATTGGCGCGACAACCCCCGAAGAGTATCGTAAACTCATCGAACCCGATCAGGCTTTAAGCCGCCGGTTTGAATTATTGACGGTGGGAGAACCGACCGAGATCATGGCTGAGCGAATGATGCGCGGACTGGTAACGGCCTACGAGCACCACCATCAGCTCTCCATTCAGCCTGACGTAATTTCAACTAGCGTACGCTTGGCCCGACGGTATAGTAAAGAACGTCGTTTGCCAGACTCTGCGCTTGATCTGCTCGATCGGACGATGGCAGCCGTGCGGATGGCCCTTGAAACATCAGTGAGTGAACTAACGCAACTTGAAGCTGACGTTCGTGCACTTCAAGCGCAGAACCTGATTCCTGAAGATGCCCTGGCCGAATACCGCTGGCTGGATACTATGTTGCAACACCAGGTTAGCCCGGTTCTGCTGGGGCAGTGGGAAGATGAAAACGATCCCGCCGAACTTGAAACCGCCGACGCATACCATGATTATATTATGCGTAAGCTGACTCGCATTCTTGAATTAGCCCGGCAGCATGAAGCCTTCGTATCAACTCACGACTTAGCAGCAGTAGTGGCTCATAAAACCGGCATCCCAATGGGTAAAGTACAGGTGCAGGAAAAAGAGCGTCTCCTCTCGATGGAAAGTTTTCTGCAGCGCCGGGTCGTTGGGCAGGACCATGCCCTGCACGCTTTATCCGATGCTGTTCTGGAATCGCGCAGCGGATTACAGAGGGCTGGGCAGCCAATTGGCTCATTCTTTTTGCTAGGGCCAACGGGGACAGGAAAAACCGAATTATCAAAGTCGCTCGCTGATTTTCTGTTCAACGACGAGCGAGCGCTGATTCGCTTCGATATGTCAGAGTTTAAAGAGGAGCATTCAGCAGCGCTGCTTTATGGCGCACCTCCCGGTTATGTGGGATACGAAGAGGGTGGGCTACTAGTCAACAAGATTCGCAAGCAGCCCTATTCGGTTGTGCTGTTTGATGAAATCGAGAAAGCACATCACTCAGTTTTTGATGTGTTCTTACAAATCATGGACGAAGGGAGGCTTCACGATAAATTGGGTAAGGAAGGCGACTTTACTAATGCACTGCTCATTTTTACCTCTAACATTGGCAGTGAGTGGATTAGTGACGAGTTTCAGTCTGGGCGGATGCCTACCTCACAGCAGTTAATGTCACGTATGACTAGCCAGTTTAGGCCGGAATTTCTGGCTCGTATCACAGAGATTATTCCGTTCTCGCCAATCCAGGAAAAAAACGTGATTCACATATTTGATATTCAACTAGCCCATCTGCACAAAAGTCTTCAACAGCAGGGAATTGAACTGATCGTAACGGATGAAGCCCGACGACAACTGGCTTTGCAGGGCTACACCCCACAATATGGTGCTCGTCCATTGGCGGGTATTATACGCAATCAATTACGCCGGCCAATTTCTCGATTAATTATTTCAGGCCAGCTACAAAAAGGGCTAGTCTTAATCGTTGGCTGGAACGAGCAAACAAGTGAGCCAACCTGGCAAATTAATTTATCAAAATAG
- a CDS encoding OmpA family protein has protein sequence MSRLWMWWAFLSVWVTGAVLVHLFYIKRIRLSAERILPHVNIIDGKQLRLRLPGGLFHQSQSSLRPLGNRSALDTLAGYLKRNPRRLLVVTGYHTPAESQQTLVTNLGLVRAHAVRDYLLNTGVPDDQVKTWGKPSEVLTFIRDSTNALSFAFQSIVINAEWLARHQKYINLFHPLQLYFPTGSTEFIHTPDNERFTHEAVVFLRAHPKERLRITGHTDSVGTVAGNLRLSRARAMAVRDQLMPQGLPSRRFTLVAMGDKNPIAPNALPEGREANRRVTLVIDRRSYVRFKSVSPRRR, from the coding sequence ATGAGCAGGCTATGGATGTGGTGGGCGTTTCTGAGCGTTTGGGTAACGGGGGCTGTTCTGGTACACCTGTTCTACATCAAACGCATTCGATTATCTGCCGAACGCATATTACCACATGTCAATATCATCGACGGTAAGCAGCTTCGCCTGCGTCTGCCGGGCGGTCTGTTCCATCAATCTCAAAGTAGCCTGCGTCCGCTGGGTAATCGGTCAGCCCTCGACACGCTGGCCGGTTACCTGAAACGCAACCCTCGTCGGCTGCTCGTTGTGACGGGCTACCACACCCCAGCCGAGAGCCAACAGACGCTCGTAACGAATCTTGGGTTGGTACGGGCGCACGCGGTGCGGGATTACCTGCTCAACACCGGTGTGCCTGATGATCAGGTAAAAACCTGGGGTAAACCCTCCGAAGTACTAACCTTTATTCGTGATTCAACCAACGCCCTGTCGTTTGCCTTTCAGTCAATAGTAATTAATGCAGAGTGGCTGGCCAGGCACCAAAAATACATCAACCTGTTTCACCCGCTTCAGTTGTATTTTCCGACGGGAAGCACAGAGTTCATTCACACACCCGATAATGAACGGTTTACCCATGAGGCTGTTGTTTTTCTGCGTGCTCATCCTAAAGAGCGGCTCCGTATCACAGGCCATACAGATAGCGTGGGTACGGTCGCGGGCAACCTCCGGCTGTCGCGGGCACGGGCGATGGCGGTACGGGATCAACTGATGCCGCAAGGCTTACCCAGTCGACGCTTTACCCTGGTAGCGATGGGTGACAAAAACCCTATTGCGCCCAACGCCCTGCCCGAAGGCCGCGAAGCCAACCGACGGGTAACGCTGGTCATAGACCGACGCTCGTATGTTCGATTTAAATCCGTATCACCTCGAAGACGCTAG
- the tssD gene encoding type VI secretion system tube protein TssD, producing the protein MPYSSVITLGNEKFDILGGDIGFSRSVDVKGRPSSHVMGGQFSFTVEVTDQSKLIENMVNSQNKPYEKGALEFTDAGDDGVTRKIEFENAYIVSYSESFSAAGNAYTCSLTLSAEKITVQTAVLDQRWPVKK; encoded by the coding sequence ATGCCTTATTCAAGTGTAATTACGCTCGGTAACGAAAAATTTGACATTCTGGGCGGAGACATTGGCTTCTCGCGAAGTGTCGATGTAAAAGGGCGCCCTTCCAGTCACGTAATGGGTGGACAATTTTCGTTTACTGTAGAAGTGACCGATCAGTCTAAACTGATTGAAAACATGGTCAACTCGCAGAATAAACCTTACGAAAAAGGAGCCCTTGAGTTTACGGATGCAGGTGATGACGGTGTAACGCGCAAGATCGAGTTTGAGAATGCCTACATAGTCAGCTACAGCGAGTCATTTTCTGCAGCCGGCAATGCATACACTTGCTCGCTTACACTATCGGCCGAAAAAATAACGGTTCAGACGGCCGTACTCGATCAACGTTGGCCTGTCAAAAAATAA
- a CDS encoding vWA domain-containing protein, producing MPDLQPVPSSALPVADLQKAVQDVLQRPVKARPYSAQIMRQTPTAFIFLIDQSGSMDERTMYRGQSLSKAAAVAQIINQTLLELMLRCQKGDEIRHYYDIALIGYGGLNDERANLLWSGDMAGKAFLSPAELVKAAIHIEEVTVQRTIRGRVITTTEKRPVWLQAVHHYRTPMKSAICMAESLVKQWLVTQAAKDVYPPTVINITDGVATDATADELLACCDRLKNLHTVDGHALLMNIHVSDEQGKTILFPSKAAELGADQYARLLYDMSSEMPAPYHADIASLFGLDQRTTYVGMCSNADMDALVKFMNIGTPTQHNGHFIANLKLDL from the coding sequence ATGCCTGATCTTCAACCCGTACCATCGTCTGCACTCCCGGTAGCTGATCTGCAAAAAGCGGTTCAGGACGTATTACAACGCCCAGTCAAAGCCCGCCCTTATTCGGCACAGATCATGCGGCAAACGCCCACGGCGTTTATCTTCCTGATTGACCAGTCGGGGTCGATGGACGAACGAACCATGTACCGGGGGCAGTCACTTTCCAAAGCAGCGGCTGTAGCGCAGATCATCAACCAGACGCTGCTGGAGTTAATGCTTCGCTGCCAGAAAGGCGATGAGATCCGGCATTATTACGACATTGCGCTGATTGGTTACGGGGGACTTAATGACGAACGGGCGAATCTACTCTGGTCAGGTGATATGGCCGGGAAAGCGTTTCTCAGCCCAGCGGAATTGGTTAAAGCCGCGATTCACATTGAGGAAGTTACTGTACAACGTACCATACGGGGGCGGGTCATCACCACAACAGAAAAACGTCCGGTCTGGCTACAGGCTGTTCACCACTACCGGACGCCGATGAAAAGCGCCATCTGCATGGCCGAATCGCTGGTAAAACAATGGTTAGTCACACAGGCAGCTAAAGACGTTTACCCACCTACCGTTATCAACATTACGGATGGTGTAGCGACCGACGCTACTGCAGACGAACTGCTGGCTTGCTGCGACCGACTAAAAAATTTGCATACCGTCGACGGGCACGCGCTGCTAATGAACATTCACGTTTCGGACGAGCAGGGCAAAACCATTTTGTTTCCATCGAAAGCGGCTGAACTGGGAGCCGACCAGTACGCGCGGCTTCTCTACGATATGTCAAGTGAGATGCCCGCGCCGTACCACGCTGACATTGCGAGTCTGTTTGGCCTCGATCAGCGCACAACGTATGTAGGCATGTGTAGTAACGCGGATATGGATGCGCTGGTCAAATTCATGAACATCGGTACACCCACGCAGCACAATGGGCACTTCATTGCCAACCTAAAGCTCGATTTATGA
- the tssD gene encoding type VI secretion system tube protein TssD, giving the protein MPAGAADVGFTSTLTIGNNKFDVLSFGTSFSRDYDQKGRPSSAVRAGDMALTVEITQNENLIDTMINAQNKAIDGKIEFWQSGKDGVFRTVDFKNGYITSYKEGFQPAGSMNFSADISITAEKIDIGTAKYDASWPVNS; this is encoded by the coding sequence ATGCCAGCTGGAGCAGCAGATGTAGGGTTTACATCCACCCTTACCATCGGTAATAATAAATTTGATGTGCTGAGCTTTGGCACATCGTTCTCGCGAGATTATGATCAGAAAGGCCGTCCTTCGTCGGCTGTACGGGCCGGTGACATGGCGTTGACCGTTGAGATTACGCAGAATGAAAATTTGATTGATACAATGATCAATGCCCAGAATAAAGCTATTGATGGCAAGATAGAATTCTGGCAGTCAGGCAAAGACGGTGTCTTTCGAACAGTCGATTTCAAAAACGGCTATATCACCAGTTACAAAGAAGGCTTTCAGCCGGCTGGGTCCATGAATTTCAGTGCCGATATTTCGATTACGGCCGAGAAGATTGACATTGGGACTGCCAAGTATGACGCGAGCTGGCCGGTTAACAGTTAA
- a CDS encoding ATP-binding protein, producing the protein MSDVTIAEFFTITVNATALEQELTWLESVISARFQLYFEQESQYGSIEEIDEPDLTNNESAYAQLVHEHGLDNYERLMLIMALAPHIRPQVLDFFYTNNSTYDRVFTEFGGVRDNTRGGFIPTVETILFLVAGADLTRRIRLQTHLFHESVLTQLNIILVGPSGPNEPVTCGALTISDEYRALLTTGESNRPDFSSDFPASRVTTALEWDDLVLDFQIMEEVKEIKTWIDNSDAILKNAQLKKYLKPGYRALFYGPPGTGKTLTAGLLGKSTGLDVYRIDLSMIVSKYIGETEKNLGRVFDLAERRRWILFFDEADALFGKRTETTTSNDRHANQEVAFLLQRMENFPGVIVLATNLKDNIDQAFARRFQSMVFFPAPNASKRASLWRQAFKGSVEVDPKVDFDKLAERFAVTGAIIMNVLRSCVMISVNRQRPITSDDILTSLKREFHKEGKTLEDVEKQTLRR; encoded by the coding sequence ATGAGCGACGTAACAATTGCCGAGTTCTTTACGATTACGGTCAATGCTACTGCATTAGAACAGGAGTTAACTTGGTTAGAGTCCGTCATTTCAGCTCGCTTTCAACTTTATTTCGAGCAGGAAAGTCAGTATGGATCTATCGAAGAAATTGATGAGCCTGATTTAACCAACAATGAGTCGGCATATGCGCAACTCGTTCACGAACATGGTCTGGATAATTACGAGCGACTCATGCTGATCATGGCTCTTGCCCCTCATATTCGGCCTCAGGTACTCGATTTTTTCTATACAAACAATAGCACGTATGATCGGGTGTTCACTGAATTTGGTGGAGTTCGTGACAACACCCGGGGTGGATTTATACCAACGGTTGAGACCATTTTATTTCTGGTAGCGGGGGCTGATCTAACCCGTCGTATTCGTCTGCAAACGCATCTGTTTCATGAGTCAGTGCTCACGCAGTTGAATATTATCCTGGTTGGTCCTTCCGGTCCGAATGAACCAGTGACCTGCGGAGCGTTGACCATATCGGACGAGTACCGGGCGTTGCTCACCACTGGTGAAAGCAACCGACCTGATTTCAGCTCAGATTTTCCGGCTAGCCGGGTAACGACTGCCCTGGAGTGGGATGATCTGGTACTCGACTTTCAGATTATGGAAGAAGTGAAGGAGATTAAAACCTGGATCGACAACTCGGACGCAATTCTAAAAAACGCCCAGCTAAAAAAGTACCTCAAACCAGGTTATCGCGCCCTATTTTATGGCCCTCCCGGTACAGGCAAAACCCTGACGGCAGGCTTGCTGGGCAAATCGACAGGTCTAGATGTCTACCGGATCGACCTCTCGATGATTGTTTCCAAATACATTGGTGAAACTGAAAAAAACCTGGGCCGGGTGTTTGATCTAGCCGAACGCCGACGCTGGATCTTGTTTTTTGATGAGGCCGATGCGCTCTTTGGAAAACGGACCGAAACAACGACATCCAACGACCGCCATGCAAATCAGGAGGTGGCTTTCCTGCTTCAGCGGATGGAAAACTTCCCCGGCGTCATTGTGTTGGCGACAAACCTTAAAGATAATATAGATCAGGCCTTCGCCCGACGTTTCCAGTCCATGGTTTTCTTCCCTGCACCGAACGCATCGAAACGGGCTAGCTTATGGAGACAGGCGTTTAAAGGATCGGTTGAAGTTGACCCCAAAGTTGATTTCGATAAACTAGCCGAACGATTTGCCGTTACGGGTGCCATCATTATGAACGTGTTACGTTCCTGTGTAATGATCTCCGTGAATCGCCAGCGCCCCATTACATCAGATGATATTTTAACCAGTTTGAAGCGGGAATTTCATAAAGAGGGGAAAACGTTAGAGGACGTTGAAAAACAGACGCTACGCAGGTGA
- a CDS encoding J domain-containing protein: MNARSFPPIIHPAKTNLLAQIQALESQIAQLTEEKAACQYQIDQYYRLFQLHLGDLLTQTLELQLQLALRRAGQTGRRSDAEEAQACQDKFEQTNRAVREAVAHQPTDPDEAAERELRRLYRQAVTLAHPDRHASDSDRNAQATAYMMRLNDAYQRRDLAAVRQLVQDLNDGFLFSAQPKTAFDLDALQQWHQRLIDRQHILQTEIAHLKADNGYRLMIDGTDLMTYFMGLRESMQQQINLLKHQLKSV, translated from the coding sequence ATGAACGCCCGATCTTTTCCGCCTATCATTCATCCCGCCAAAACTAACTTGCTGGCTCAGATTCAGGCTCTAGAGTCCCAGATTGCGCAGCTTACCGAAGAAAAGGCGGCCTGCCAATACCAGATCGATCAGTATTATCGCCTGTTTCAGCTTCACCTCGGCGACCTCCTTACGCAGACACTTGAACTTCAACTACAACTGGCGCTACGTCGGGCGGGGCAGACGGGCAGACGTAGTGATGCCGAAGAAGCGCAGGCCTGCCAAGACAAGTTTGAGCAGACGAACCGCGCCGTTCGGGAAGCCGTCGCGCATCAGCCTACGGATCCTGACGAAGCCGCCGAACGCGAACTCCGCCGACTCTATCGACAGGCCGTTACGTTAGCCCATCCCGACCGTCATGCCAGCGATTCTGACCGCAATGCCCAAGCTACGGCTTATATGATGCGGCTTAACGACGCTTATCAACGTCGGGATCTGGCAGCGGTCCGCCAGTTGGTCCAAGACCTTAACGATGGATTCCTCTTTTCGGCTCAGCCCAAAACAGCCTTCGATCTTGACGCTCTCCAGCAGTGGCACCAGCGGCTCATTGACAGGCAGCATATTCTGCAAACGGAAATTGCCCACCTGAAAGCAGACAACGGATACCGACTGATGATCGATGGTACGGACCTGATGACTTATTTTATGGGCTTGCGCGAGAGTATGCAACAACAAATAAATCTTCTGAAGCATCAGCTTAAATCCGTCTAA